One genomic segment of Bradyrhizobium prioriisuperbiae includes these proteins:
- a CDS encoding winged helix-turn-helix transcriptional regulator: MASFADRMNDKSYDCAPGCPIEATLDLIDGKWKAIILYHLLGGTLRFGEMRKRLSKITQRMLTRQLRELEEVGLISRTVFAQVPPRVDYALTARGRTLEPVIRALWMWGNEHLGRGDAVFDATSNVVELPRVTRPAQTS, from the coding sequence ATGGCGAGCTTTGCCGACCGGATGAACGACAAGAGTTATGACTGCGCGCCCGGCTGTCCGATCGAGGCGACGCTCGATCTGATCGACGGCAAGTGGAAGGCGATCATCCTCTACCATCTGCTCGGCGGCACGTTGCGCTTTGGCGAGATGAGAAAACGATTGTCCAAGATTACCCAGCGCATGCTGACGCGGCAGTTGCGCGAACTGGAAGAGGTCGGCCTGATCAGCCGCACTGTGTTCGCCCAGGTGCCGCCGCGGGTCGACTACGCACTGACCGCACGTGGCCGCACCCTGGAGCCGGTGATCCGTGCGTTGTGGATGTGGGGCAATGAGCATCTCGGCCGCGGTGACGCGGTGTTCGACGCTACGTCAAACGTGGTCGAGTTGCCGCGTGTT